The DNA region CGTCTTGAGGGTCATATGGGCCCTGTCGGCGCCCTTTgactcgtcgtcggctaTGATGCGAGTGCGAAGGATTCGGCGTTCTTCGGGAGTAAAAAAGTCGAAATAACCGTGGACGGGGGCTGTATGTCCCGGGCTTCGGGGGAGAAAGACGATGAAGGCGACGAAGACCAGCAGAGTAATCGCCCCCTCGACTGCAACATCCAAGAAAGTCAGTCATGGATGGCACTTGGACGGAGACGATGACACtggagggaagagagggagatcTCACTAATGAACAACCACTGCCATCCGGAGAGTCCCATGATTCCAGCCATGTTCAGGACACCGGCCGCGATCAGAGACCCGGTAGCCGTGGCAGAATAGTTACCAAAGTAGAAAACCGCCGTCCGCAGCGCCAGCTCCTCGCGCGTGTAGAACAAGGCCAGCATGTACTGCCCGCCGGAGATGTATCCGCCCTCGAAGAAGCCCAGCAGGAACCGCGTGGCAAGGAAGGAGTGGATGTTGGTGCACCACGACTGGGTCAGGGCGATGGTGCCCCAGACACCCATCTGGAAGGTGAGCCAGACGGGTGCGCCGACGCGCTGCAGGACGAAGTTGGAGGGGATTTCtgcgatgacgatgccggccagCATGAGCTGGGACCCGACGTTGACGTCGTCGCGGGTGATGTTGAGGTCTTGCGTGATGGTGTCCGTCATCGCGTTGCTGATGTTGCTGCGGTCGAGCTGaaggacgaagaagccggccACCAGCAGCGGCATCAGATAGCAGTCCAGCCTGGTCTGTCAGTCGGCCCGGTCAAAAACCGCTACGTGCATGGGGATCCTGAACTCGGCTACCTACTTCCGCACGGCTGCCTTTTCTTGTCGAGGAGACCATGAGAGTTGGGGCTCGGCACCATTCGGAGTCTTTGATGATGACTTCTCGGCGTCATTGATGGTTGCGTCAGGTGGGTCGGCTTCTGAGAGGATTTGTTTAGACATCTTGGCCGCAAGTCAATGCTACTCAATGATGCCACAATGTGTTGAACCATTAAAACCGTCAGACTGATGGGTTTTGGGCCAGATAATATACTTCCAGCCGTCTTCGTTCGGCTCAAACTTCTGCGAAGCAACAATCTCGCCTCCAGGCACATTCCCGAGAAACGTATAGATAGCGATGTCGTGATGCATGGGGCGAAGCACGAACACAGAGCATTGGATCGGACCGGGATGGCACTTGCGGTGGTGAGCGACGGAAGGGGTCGGTGACGGCCAAATGGCTTCCCGGACACTAGAGGAGCTTTCGGGTGTGGCCGTCGGAGGTGAGCGTTAGCGGCCCCCGGAATCTTCGGTGTGGGGCCGAAAGACGGAAGCCCTTCCCCGTTGGCCGTGGCCCGACAAGCCCATCCCGGGACTTATCCTGGGATTTCCGGCTGTTCCCTCGAATTTCGCCTTTTTACTCGGCGTTCAAATATTGCGTCTGTCGCGTCATCGTGTGCGAGAATTTGTGCTACTCCCTGCGAACTCTCTTTCCGACACACCTCGAACACCACGACACCAGCCAACATACATACACCCAGTCTCACCATGTCGAAGGATCCTACGCGACCGAATGTCGTGCTCATCTTGGCCGACAACCTCGGCTGGGGCGAGCTGGGATGTtacggaggcggcgagcttCGAGGCGCACCCACGCCCCGAATCGACAGGCTGGCCACCGAGGGCCTCCTGCTGCACAACTTCAACGTCGAAAGCGACTGCGTCCCGACCCGATCGGCCCTCATGACCGGCCGACACCCAATCCGCACGGGATGCCGGCAGTCCGTGCCCCCCGGGTTCCCTCAGGGCCTCACGCCGTGGGAGAGAACGCTGGCCGAGTGCCTCAAGGACAACGGCTACTCGACGGCGCACCACGGCAAGTGgcacctcggcgacgtcccCGGCCGCTATCCCTCCGACAGGGGCTTCGACGAGTGGTTTGGAATCCCGcggacgacggacga from Colletotrichum higginsianum IMI 349063 chromosome 4, whole genome shotgun sequence includes:
- a CDS encoding Alternative sulfate transporter, producing the protein MSKQILSEADPPDATINDAEKSSSKTPNGAEPQLSWSPRQEKAAVRKLDCYLMPLLVAGFFVLQLDRSNISNAMTDTITQDLNITRDDVNVGSQLMLAGIVIAEIPSNFVLQRVGAPVWLTFQMGVWGTIALTQSWCTNIHSFLATRFLLGFFEGGYISGGQYMLALFYTREELALRTAVFYFGNYSATATGSLIAAGVLNMAGIMGLSGWQWLFIIEGAITLLVFVAFIVFLPRSPGHTAPVHGYFDFFTPEERRILRTRIIADDESKGADRAHMTLKTLVQALTDHRIWLHMLLNVVSLAPKGGLQLYGPNIIKGLGFSRTNANLLNAVSSVLVIALSWGISFASDHTRWRGPWCIVAFSWSVIFAGVLYGLPEGSGRWTHYAIFTLLSGGNALAQGLNDAWVSINAVNPSKRSIGLAMAVIGSNLGGIAGGQLFREDDAPKYTRAFIAILFLYAGAIPVSMGIMWVYWRANRKLARGEELKINGQVIEASEGRKRFDL